In Eupeodes corollae chromosome 3, idEupCoro1.1, whole genome shotgun sequence, a single genomic region encodes these proteins:
- the LOC129951522 gene encoding uncharacterized protein LOC129951522, which yields MFVLVPIVIIISSASTICLFTYCKTRNLKRVESQVNNVTNSRSLAGARRSVPPSIYIIPTTNQVMQMYIDQVSNNAGSRSRSRSVSEQYKPPPDYGQVAVEIPPTYEEAIVREGRH from the exons atgtttgttttagttCCGATTGTTATAATAATTTCAAGCGCCTCAACAATTTGCCTA TTTACTTATTGCAAAACCCGAAACCTAAAAAGGGTCGAAAGTC aaGTGAATAATGTGACTAATTCGAGAAGCTTAGCAGGTGCTAGGCGGTCTGTTCCTCCTTCGATTTACAttattccaacaacaaatcaagTGATGCAAATGTATATCGATCAGGTGTCTAATAATGCCGGATCAAGATCAAGATCAAGAAGCGTTAGTGAACAATACAAACCACCTCCAGATTATGGACAAGTTGCTGTTGAAATACCACCCACCTATGAAGAGGCTATTGTCCGGGAAGGCAGACATTAA